TAGCTTTGATATTTCTTTGGAGACCCATTAGTAATACTTCTAAATTAAAATCACTTTCAGATATAATTTTTTTATTGCATTTTTTTCTAGCTATGTTTAATTCTGTTAAAAAATATGCAAATAATTCTTTTCTAGTTTCCCAAGTTATTTTTACATAACTATCCCGAACTAAACTAACGACATCGTAAGAATGTGGACCCATACGAGCATCCTGGAAATCTATCCAATAAATTTTATCATCCTTAATCATTATATTTCGGACATGATAATCTCTATGGCATAGAACTTTTTCACAATTATCTAAGCGATTTGATAGTAATCTCATGTCTTCAAATATGCCAGAATAAATTTCATTTTCTTCTGAAATACTGAGTTGCATAAAACCATTTAGAAAATGGGTTACAAAAAAATTAAGTTCGTAATATAATTTTTCGAAGTCAAAAAATCTTTGGATAGCAGGGTGATCAATTTTAACAATTGGGTATTGAGCTTTTATTAAAAGTTTAAGAGAGTCTTTATAATACCGAATAACATTTTCACATTTTGGATTATTAATATCGAGTATTTCTTCTTTAAGTGCTGAACTTAAAAATGTATCTCCTAAATCTTCTGTCCAAATACAAGCATTTGTTTCATCAATTTCAACAATTTTTGGGATTGGGAGTTCCATTTTGCTTAGAGCATTGTGCATTCCGATCCAGCTTATGGGATCACCGCCATATCCTCCTTCCCATTTGGGAAATTGCATGCAAATTAAACTTTTTGGGTCGTTTAAAAGGCGAAAAAACTTACGGTCACTTGCATCCCCTGCTATGAGAATCAGTGTTGGCTCTTGGGTGCTGATATCTTGATCAGAATTTATTATTTTAAAATCATGAATTCTTAGCATGAGTTGATCCGATTCCATGTCGATTGAAAGAATTCCATTCATTTTCATTCCCTTAGCATCAAAAGTCATCTTTTGAACTCTGAGCGTGTTCGTTTTCTCAAGTGATGCGCAATTATAATTGTGGTATAGAGG
The sequence above is drawn from the Fluviispira vulneris genome and encodes:
- a CDS encoding aminoglycoside phosphotransferase family protein, producing MNGILSIDMESDQLMLRIHDFKIINSDQDISTQEPTLILIAGDASDRKFFRLLNDPKSLICMQFPKWEGGYGGDPISWIGMHNALSKMELPIPKIVEIDETNACIWTEDLGDTFLSSALKEEILDINNPKCENVIRYYKDSLKLLIKAQYPIVKIDHPAIQRFFDFEKLYYELNFFVTHFLNGFMQLSISEENEIYSGIFEDMRLLSNRLDNCEKVLCHRDYHVRNIMIKDDKIYWIDFQDARMGPHSYDVVSLVRDSYVKITWETRKELFAYFLTELNIARKKCNKKIISESDFNLEVLLMGLQRNIKAIGSFGYLATKKGKCNYLKYVKQTLEILNSEFAQIHEETNLKMMLPHLFKLIDNLYKGEFSEKLDMLIHKHITDR